The following coding sequences are from one Loxodonta africana isolate mLoxAfr1 chromosome 18, mLoxAfr1.hap2, whole genome shotgun sequence window:
- the ITGB4 gene encoding integrin beta-4 isoform X2 has translation MGGLSPSLWTRLLLVALLSVSFPGHMGNRCKKAQVKSCTECIRVDKDCAYCTDEMFKERRCNTQAELLAAGCRQESVVIMESSFEITEETHIDTSLKRSQVSPQGLRVRLRPGEERHFEFEVFEPLESPVDLYILMDFSNSMSDDLANLKQMGQNLAQVLRQLTSDYTIGFGKFVDKVSVPQTDMRPEKLKEPWPHSDPPFSFKNVISLTQDVEEFRSKLQGERISGNLDAPEGGFDAILQTAVCTRNIGWRPESTHLLVFSTESAFHYESDGANVLAGIMRRNDEDCHLDASGTYTHYKTQDYPSVPTLVRLLGKHNIIPIFAVTNHSYSYYEKLHTYFPVSSLGVLQEDSSNIVELLQEAFEAIRSNLDIRALDSPRGVRTEVTSEMFQKTKTGSFHIERGKVGTYHVQLRAAEDVEGTHVCQLSEGDQRGNVHLKPSFSDGLKMDVGIICDKCTCELQKEIQSPFCTFNGDFMCGHCVCNEGWSGKTCNCSTGSLSDKQPCLREGETEPCSGHGECQCGRCVCYGEGRYEGQFCEFDNFQCPRTSGFLCNDRGHCTMGQCVCEPGWTGPSCDCPLSNATCTDSNGGICNGRGHCECGRCHCNQQSLYTDTTCEINYSAIRLGLCEDLRSCVQCQAWGTGEKKGHACEECSFKVKMVDELKKAEEVVEYCSFRDEDDDCTYSYTVEGDGEPGPNSTVLVHKKKDCPPGSFWWLIPLLIFLLLLLALLLLLCWKYCACCKACLALLPCCNQGHMVGFKEDHYMLRENLMASDHLDTPMLRSGNLKGRDTVRWKITNNVQRPGFATRSASTNPTELVPYGLSLRLARLCTENLLKPDTRECDQLRQEVEENLNEVYRQVTGAQKLQQTTFRQQPNAGKKQDHTIVDTVLMAPRSAKQTLLSLTEKQVEQGAFHELKVAPGYYTLTADQDARGMVEFQEGVELVDVRVPLFIRPEDDDEKQLLVEAIDVPSGTATLGRRLVNITVIKEQASGVVSFEKPEYFVSRGEQVARIPIIRRIIDSGKSQVSYRTQDNTAHGNRDYIPVEGELLFHAGETWKELQVKLLELQEMDSLLRGRQTRRFHIHLSNPKFGARLGQPHSATVVMGDGDELDRSLTSRTVSSTPLLRGDPAAPQNPNAKAAGSRKIHFNWLPPPGKPMGYKVKYWIQGDSEAEAQMIDSKVPSVELTNLYPYCDYEMKVCAYGPQGESPYSPLVTCRTHQEVPSEPGRLAFNVVSSTVTQLSWAEPAETNGEITAYEVCYGPVNEDNRPIGPMKKVLVDSPKRRMLLIENLRESQPYRYTVKARNGAGWGPEREAFINLATQPKRPMSIPIIPDIPIVDAQSGEDYNSFLMYSDEVLRSPGSSQRPSVSDDTEHLVNGRMDFPGSANSLHRMTAANAAYGTHLSPHLPHRVLSTSSTLTRDYHSLTRTEHSHSHSATLPRDYSTLTSLSSHDSRTAAGVPDTPTRLVFSALGPTSLKVSWQEPQCERALQGYSVEYQLLNGGELHRLNIPNPSQTSVLVEDLLPNHSYVFRVRAQSQEGWGPEREGVITIESQVHPQSPLCPLPGSAFTLSTPSAPGPLVFTALSPDSLQLSWERPRRPLGDILGYLVTCEIAHGGGPATTFLVDGDSPESRLTVPGLSENVPYKFKVQAKTTQGFGPEREGIITIESQDGGPFPQLGSHPGLLQHSLPGEYSSVTTTHTSTTEPLLVGEWPAGAPGSPRGASRGEGEDDLQHLLPCRWADLGVSAPGDGWFPHPACDPGVCKPDTDHQWDPQHTGGPPVLPDLSPPAQPTPPQQCPRAWTPTPASSPLPQLL, from the exons ATGGGAGGGCTGAGCCCCAGCCTATGGACCAGGCTGCTGCTGGTGGCCCTGCTGAGCGTCAGCTTCCCCGGGCACATGG GGAACCGCTGCAAGAAGGCTCAGGTGAAGAGCTGCACTGAGTGTATCCGCGTGGACAAGGACTGCGCCTACTGCACCGATGAG ATGTTCAAGGAGCGGCGCTGCAACACCCAGGCAGAGCTGCTGGCTGCGGGCTGCCGGCAGGAGAGCGTGGTGATCATGGAGAGTAGCTTTGAGATCACAGAG GAGACCCACATTGACACAAGCCTGAAACGCAGTCAGGTGTCACCCCAAGGACTGCGGGTCCGGCTGCGGCCAGGAGAGGAGCGGCACTTCGAGTTTGAGGTGTTTGAACCCCTTGAGAGTCCCGTGGACCTGTACATCCTCATGGACTTCTCCAACTCCATGTCCGACGATCTGGCCAACCTCAAGCAGATGGGGCAGAACCTGG CCCAGGTCCTGAGACAGCTCACCAGTGACTACACTATCGGGTTCGGCAAGTTTGTGGACAAAGTCAGCGTTCCCCAGACGGACATGAGGCCTGAGAA GCTCAAGGAGCCCTGGCCCCACAGTGACCCCCCCTTCTCCTTCAAGAACGTCATCAGCCTGACTCAAGATGTGGAAGAGTTCCGGAGTAAACTGCAGGGAGAGCGGATCTCAGGCAACCTGGATGCTCCAGAAGGAGGCTTTGATGCCATCCTGCAGACAGCTGTGTGCACG aGGAACATCGGCTGGCGCCCAGAGAGCACCCACCTGCTGGTGTTCTCCACCGAGTCGGCCTTCCACTACGAGTCCGATGGCGCCAACGTGCTGGCGGGCATCATGAGGCGCAATGACGAAGACTGCCACCTGGATGCCTCAGGCACCTACACCCACTACAAGACGCAGGACTACCCATCGGTGCCCACCCTGGTGCGCCTACTTGGCAAACACAACATCATCCCCATCTTTGCCGTCACCAACCACTCCTACAGCTACTACGAG AAGCTGCACACATACTTTCCCGTCTCCTCACTGGGCGTGCTGCAGGAGGACTCATCCAACATTGTGGAGCTGCTGCAGGAGGCCTTCGAG GCCATTCGCTCCAACCTGGACATCCGGGCGTTGGACAGCCCCCGAGGGGTGCGGACAGAGGTCACCTCCGAGATGTTCCAAAAGACAAAGACTGGGTCCTTCCACATCGAGCGTGGGAAAGTG GGCACATACCACGTGCAGCTGCGAGCCGCTGAGGACGTGGAGGGGACCCACGTGTGCCAACTGTCAGAAGGTGACCAGAGAGGGAACGTCCACCTGAAGCCTTCCTTCTCTGACGGTCTCAAGATGGACGTGGGCATCATCTGTGACAAGTGCACCTGCGAGCTG CAAAAAGAGATACAGTCACCTTTCTGCACCTTCAACGGGGATTTCATGTGTGGACACTGTGTGTGCAATGAGGGCTG GAGTGGCAAGACCTGCAACTGCTCCACCGGCTCGCTGAGCGACAAGCAGCCCTGTCTGCGGGAGGGGGAGACCGAGCCATGCTCAGGCCATGGCGAGTGCCAGTGTGGGCGCTGCGTGTGCTACGGCGAGGGCCGCTATGAAGGCCAGTTCTGCGAGTTCGACAACTTCCAGTGCCCCCGCACCTCCGGCTTCCTCTGTAACG ACCGGGGACACTGTACCATGGGCCAGTGTGTGTGTGAGCCTGGCTGGACGGGACCAAGCTGCGACTGCCCCCTCAGCAATGCCACCTGCACTGACAGCAATGGG GGCATCTGTAATGGGCGTGGCCACTGCGAGTGTGGACGCTGCCACTGCAACCAGCAGTCGCTGTACACGGACACCACCTGCGAGATCAATTACTCGGCG ATCCGCCTGGGCCTCTGTGAGGATCTGCGTTCCTGTGTGCAGTGCCAGGCCTGGGGCACTGGAGAGAAGAAGGGGCATGCATGTGAGGAGTGCAGCTTCAAGGTCAAGATGGTGGATGAGCTGaagaaag CGGAGGAGGTTGTGGAGTACTGCTCCTTCCGGGACGAGGATGACGACTGCACCTACAGCTACACGGTGGAGGGCGACGGGGAGCCAGGGCCCAACAGCACCGTCCTGGTGCACAAGAAGAAGG aCTGCCCTCCCGGCTCTTTCTGGTGGCTTATCCCCCTACTCATCTTCCTCCtgctgctcctggcgctgctgctgctgctctgctGGAAGTACTGCGCCTGCTGCAAG GCCTGCCTGGCCCTGCTCCCTTGCTGCAACCAAG GCCACATGGTGGGCTTCAAGGAAGACCACTACATGCTGCGGGAGAACCTGATGGCCTCCGACCACCTGGACACGCCCATGCTGCGCAGCGGCAACCTCAAGGGGCGGGACACCGTCCGCTGGAAGATCACCAACAACGTGCAGCGACCTGGCTTCGCCACCCGCTCGGCCAGCACCAACCCCACAGAGCTGG TGCCCTACGGGCTGTCCCTGCGCCTTGCCCGCCTCTGCACTGAGAACCTGCTGAAGCCTGACACCCGTGAGTGTGACCAGCTGCGCCAGGAGGTGGAGGAAAAT CTGAATGAGGTGTACAGACAGGTCACAGGCGCCCAAAAGCTCCAGCAAACGACGTTCCG GCAGCAGCCCAATGCCGGGAAAAA GCAGGACCATACAATTGTGGACACAGTGCTGATGGCACCCCGCTCGGCCAAGCAGACCCTGCTGAGCCTGACGGAGAAGCAGGTAGAGCAGGGGGCCTTCCATGAGCTCAAGGTGGCCCCTGGCTACTACACCCTCACTGCAGACCAGG atGCCCGGGGCATGGTGGAGTTCCAGGAGGGCGTGGAGCTGGTGGACGTGCGCGTGCCACTTTTCATCCGGCCTGAGGATGATGACGAGAAGCAGCTGCTGGTGGAGGCCATCGACGTGCCCTCCGGCACCGCCACCCTTGGCCGCCGCCTGGTCAACATCACCGTCATCAAGGAGCAAG CCAGTGGGGTGGTGTCCTTTGAGAAGCCCGAGTACTTCGTCAGCCGCGGAGAGCAGGTGGCCCGCATTCCCATCATCCGGCGCATCATCGACagtggcaagtcccaagtctccTACCGCACACAGGACAACACAGCACATGGCAACCGG GACTACATCCCCGTGGAGGGCGAGCTGCTATTCCATGCTGGGGAGACCTGGAAGGAGCTGCAGGTGAAGCTCCTGGAGCTGCAAGAGATGGACTCCCTCCTTCGGGGCCGCCAGACCCGCCGCTTCCACATCCACCTTAGCAACCCCAAGTTCGGGGCCCGCCTGGGCCAGCCCCACTCAGCCACTGTCGTCATGGGGGACGGAG ATGAACTGGACCGGAGCTTAACCAGCCGGACTGTGTCATCAACCCCGCTCCTCCGCGGTGACCCAGCGGCCCCACAGAACCCCAATGCCAAGGCTGCCGGGTCCCGGAAGATCCACTTCAACTGGCTGCCCCCTCCTGGCAAGCCGATGGGATACAAG GTGAAGTACTGGATCCAGGGCGACTCCGAGGCTGAAGCCCAGATGATCGACAGCAAGGTGCCCTCTGTGGAGCTCACCAACCTGTACCCGTACTGCGACTACGAGATGAAGGTGTGTGCCTACGGGCCGCAGGGCGAGAGCCCATACAGCCCCCTTGTGACCTGCCGCACCCACCAGGAAG taCCCAGCGAGCCGGGGCGCCTGGCCTTCAATGTAGTCTCCTCCACCGTGACCCAGCTGAGCTGGGCCGAGCCGGCTGAGACCAATGGCGAGATCACGGCCTACGAGGTCTGCTATGGCCCAGTCAACGAGGACAATC GACCCATCGGGCCCATGAAGAAGGTGCTGGTGGACAGCCCCAAGAGGCGGATGCTGCTCATTGAGAACCTGCGGGAGTCCCAACCATATCGTTACACGGTGAAGGCGCGCAATGGGGCAGGCTGGGGGCCTGAGCGGGAGGCCTTCATCAACCTGGCCACCCAGCCCAAGCGGCCCATGTCCA TCCCTATCATCCCCGACATCCCCATCGTGGACGCCCAGAGTGGAGAAGACTACAACAGCTTCCTCATGTACAGTGACGAGGTGCTGCGCTCCCCGGGCAGCAGCCAGAGGCCCAGCGTCTCCGACGACACTG agcacctggtaaacgGGCGGATGGACTTCCCGGGCAGCGCCAACTCCCTGCACAGGATGACTGCAGCAAACGCCGCCTACGGCACCCACTTGAGCCCACACCTGCCCCACCGCGTGCTGAGCACGTCCTCCACCCTCACGCGGGACTACCACTCACTGACCCGCACAGAGCACTCACACTCACACTCCGCAACGCTGCCCAGGGACTACTCCACTCTCACCTCCCTCTCCTCCCACG ACTCCCGCACGGCTGCGGGTGTGCCCGACACCCCCACCCGTCTGGTGTTCTCGGCCCTGGGACCCACATCCCTGAAAGTGAGCTGGCAGGAGCCACAGTGTGAGCGAGCACTGCAGGGCTACAGTGTGGAGTACCAGCTGCTGAACGGTG gtgAGCTGCATCGGCTCAACATCCCCAACCCCAGCCAGACCTCGGTGCTCGTGGAGGACCTCCTGCCCAACCACTCCTACGTGTTCCGCGTGCGTGCCCAGAGCCAGGAGGGGTGGGGCCCGGAGCGCGAGGGCGTCATCACCATCGAGTCGCAGGTGCACCCACAGAGCCCACTCTGCCCCCTGCCAG GCTCCGCCTTCACCCTGAGCACCCCCAGTGCGCCGGGCCCCCTAGTGTTCACGGCCCTGAGCCCCGACTCGCTGCAGCTGAGCTGGGAGCGGCCTCGGCGGCCCCTTGGGGACATCCTCGGCTACCTGGTGACCTGCGAGATAGCCCACGGAGGAG GGCCAGCCACAACGTTTCTGGTGGATGGAGACAGCCCCGAGAGCCGGCTGACAGTGCCGGGCCTCAGTGAGAACGTGCCCTACAAGTTCAAGGTGCAGGCCAAGACCACACAGGGCTTTGGCCCTGAGCGCGAAGGCATCATCACCATCGAGTCCCAGGATGGAG GCCCCTTCCCGCAGCTGGGCAGCCACCCTGGACTCTTGCAGCACTCACTTCCAGGGGAATACAGCAGCGTCACCACAACCCACACCAGCACCACCGAGCCCCTCCTAGTGGGTGAGTGGCCAGCTGGGGCTCCTGGCTCTCCCAGGGGTGCAAGCAGAGGGGAAGGGGAAGATGACCTTCAACACCTCCTCCCCTGCAGATGGGCTGACCTTGGGGTCTCAGCACCTGGAGATGGGTGGTTCCCTCACCCGGCATGTGACCCAGGAGTTTGTAAGCCGGACACTGACCACCAGTGGGACCCTCAGCACACAGGTGGACCACCAGTTCTACCAGACCTAAGtcccccagcccagcccacaCCACCCCAGCAGTGCCCTAGAGCCTGGACCCCCACACCTGCCTCCTCTCCTCTGCCTCAGCTACTCTAA
- the ITGB4 gene encoding integrin beta-4 isoform X1, whose protein sequence is MDQCGDVICGLFCYRRKRMGGLSPSLWTRLLLVALLSVSFPGHMGNRCKKAQVKSCTECIRVDKDCAYCTDEMFKERRCNTQAELLAAGCRQESVVIMESSFEITEETHIDTSLKRSQVSPQGLRVRLRPGEERHFEFEVFEPLESPVDLYILMDFSNSMSDDLANLKQMGQNLAQVLRQLTSDYTIGFGKFVDKVSVPQTDMRPEKLKEPWPHSDPPFSFKNVISLTQDVEEFRSKLQGERISGNLDAPEGGFDAILQTAVCTRNIGWRPESTHLLVFSTESAFHYESDGANVLAGIMRRNDEDCHLDASGTYTHYKTQDYPSVPTLVRLLGKHNIIPIFAVTNHSYSYYEKLHTYFPVSSLGVLQEDSSNIVELLQEAFEAIRSNLDIRALDSPRGVRTEVTSEMFQKTKTGSFHIERGKVGTYHVQLRAAEDVEGTHVCQLSEGDQRGNVHLKPSFSDGLKMDVGIICDKCTCELQKEIQSPFCTFNGDFMCGHCVCNEGWSGKTCNCSTGSLSDKQPCLREGETEPCSGHGECQCGRCVCYGEGRYEGQFCEFDNFQCPRTSGFLCNDRGHCTMGQCVCEPGWTGPSCDCPLSNATCTDSNGGICNGRGHCECGRCHCNQQSLYTDTTCEINYSAIRLGLCEDLRSCVQCQAWGTGEKKGHACEECSFKVKMVDELKKAEEVVEYCSFRDEDDDCTYSYTVEGDGEPGPNSTVLVHKKKDCPPGSFWWLIPLLIFLLLLLALLLLLCWKYCACCKACLALLPCCNQGHMVGFKEDHYMLRENLMASDHLDTPMLRSGNLKGRDTVRWKITNNVQRPGFATRSASTNPTELVPYGLSLRLARLCTENLLKPDTRECDQLRQEVEENLNEVYRQVTGAQKLQQTTFRQQPNAGKKQDHTIVDTVLMAPRSAKQTLLSLTEKQVEQGAFHELKVAPGYYTLTADQDARGMVEFQEGVELVDVRVPLFIRPEDDDEKQLLVEAIDVPSGTATLGRRLVNITVIKEQASGVVSFEKPEYFVSRGEQVARIPIIRRIIDSGKSQVSYRTQDNTAHGNRDYIPVEGELLFHAGETWKELQVKLLELQEMDSLLRGRQTRRFHIHLSNPKFGARLGQPHSATVVMGDGDELDRSLTSRTVSSTPLLRGDPAAPQNPNAKAAGSRKIHFNWLPPPGKPMGYKVKYWIQGDSEAEAQMIDSKVPSVELTNLYPYCDYEMKVCAYGPQGESPYSPLVTCRTHQEVPSEPGRLAFNVVSSTVTQLSWAEPAETNGEITAYEVCYGPVNEDNRPIGPMKKVLVDSPKRRMLLIENLRESQPYRYTVKARNGAGWGPEREAFINLATQPKRPMSIPIIPDIPIVDAQSGEDYNSFLMYSDEVLRSPGSSQRPSVSDDTEHLVNGRMDFPGSANSLHRMTAANAAYGTHLSPHLPHRVLSTSSTLTRDYHSLTRTEHSHSHSATLPRDYSTLTSLSSHDSRTAAGVPDTPTRLVFSALGPTSLKVSWQEPQCERALQGYSVEYQLLNGGELHRLNIPNPSQTSVLVEDLLPNHSYVFRVRAQSQEGWGPEREGVITIESQVHPQSPLCPLPGSAFTLSTPSAPGPLVFTALSPDSLQLSWERPRRPLGDILGYLVTCEIAHGGGPATTFLVDGDSPESRLTVPGLSENVPYKFKVQAKTTQGFGPEREGIITIESQDGGPFPQLGSHPGLLQHSLPGEYSSVTTTHTSTTEPLLVGEWPAGAPGSPRGASRGEGEDDLQHLLPCRWADLGVSAPGDGWFPHPACDPGVCKPDTDHQWDPQHTGGPPVLPDLSPPAQPTPPQQCPRAWTPTPASSPLPQLL, encoded by the exons ATGGACCAGTGTGGAGATGTCATATGTGGGCTGTTCTGTTACAGGAGGAAGAGGATGGGAGGGCTGAGCCCCAGCCTATGGACCAGGCTGCTGCTGGTGGCCCTGCTGAGCGTCAGCTTCCCCGGGCACATGG GGAACCGCTGCAAGAAGGCTCAGGTGAAGAGCTGCACTGAGTGTATCCGCGTGGACAAGGACTGCGCCTACTGCACCGATGAG ATGTTCAAGGAGCGGCGCTGCAACACCCAGGCAGAGCTGCTGGCTGCGGGCTGCCGGCAGGAGAGCGTGGTGATCATGGAGAGTAGCTTTGAGATCACAGAG GAGACCCACATTGACACAAGCCTGAAACGCAGTCAGGTGTCACCCCAAGGACTGCGGGTCCGGCTGCGGCCAGGAGAGGAGCGGCACTTCGAGTTTGAGGTGTTTGAACCCCTTGAGAGTCCCGTGGACCTGTACATCCTCATGGACTTCTCCAACTCCATGTCCGACGATCTGGCCAACCTCAAGCAGATGGGGCAGAACCTGG CCCAGGTCCTGAGACAGCTCACCAGTGACTACACTATCGGGTTCGGCAAGTTTGTGGACAAAGTCAGCGTTCCCCAGACGGACATGAGGCCTGAGAA GCTCAAGGAGCCCTGGCCCCACAGTGACCCCCCCTTCTCCTTCAAGAACGTCATCAGCCTGACTCAAGATGTGGAAGAGTTCCGGAGTAAACTGCAGGGAGAGCGGATCTCAGGCAACCTGGATGCTCCAGAAGGAGGCTTTGATGCCATCCTGCAGACAGCTGTGTGCACG aGGAACATCGGCTGGCGCCCAGAGAGCACCCACCTGCTGGTGTTCTCCACCGAGTCGGCCTTCCACTACGAGTCCGATGGCGCCAACGTGCTGGCGGGCATCATGAGGCGCAATGACGAAGACTGCCACCTGGATGCCTCAGGCACCTACACCCACTACAAGACGCAGGACTACCCATCGGTGCCCACCCTGGTGCGCCTACTTGGCAAACACAACATCATCCCCATCTTTGCCGTCACCAACCACTCCTACAGCTACTACGAG AAGCTGCACACATACTTTCCCGTCTCCTCACTGGGCGTGCTGCAGGAGGACTCATCCAACATTGTGGAGCTGCTGCAGGAGGCCTTCGAG GCCATTCGCTCCAACCTGGACATCCGGGCGTTGGACAGCCCCCGAGGGGTGCGGACAGAGGTCACCTCCGAGATGTTCCAAAAGACAAAGACTGGGTCCTTCCACATCGAGCGTGGGAAAGTG GGCACATACCACGTGCAGCTGCGAGCCGCTGAGGACGTGGAGGGGACCCACGTGTGCCAACTGTCAGAAGGTGACCAGAGAGGGAACGTCCACCTGAAGCCTTCCTTCTCTGACGGTCTCAAGATGGACGTGGGCATCATCTGTGACAAGTGCACCTGCGAGCTG CAAAAAGAGATACAGTCACCTTTCTGCACCTTCAACGGGGATTTCATGTGTGGACACTGTGTGTGCAATGAGGGCTG GAGTGGCAAGACCTGCAACTGCTCCACCGGCTCGCTGAGCGACAAGCAGCCCTGTCTGCGGGAGGGGGAGACCGAGCCATGCTCAGGCCATGGCGAGTGCCAGTGTGGGCGCTGCGTGTGCTACGGCGAGGGCCGCTATGAAGGCCAGTTCTGCGAGTTCGACAACTTCCAGTGCCCCCGCACCTCCGGCTTCCTCTGTAACG ACCGGGGACACTGTACCATGGGCCAGTGTGTGTGTGAGCCTGGCTGGACGGGACCAAGCTGCGACTGCCCCCTCAGCAATGCCACCTGCACTGACAGCAATGGG GGCATCTGTAATGGGCGTGGCCACTGCGAGTGTGGACGCTGCCACTGCAACCAGCAGTCGCTGTACACGGACACCACCTGCGAGATCAATTACTCGGCG ATCCGCCTGGGCCTCTGTGAGGATCTGCGTTCCTGTGTGCAGTGCCAGGCCTGGGGCACTGGAGAGAAGAAGGGGCATGCATGTGAGGAGTGCAGCTTCAAGGTCAAGATGGTGGATGAGCTGaagaaag CGGAGGAGGTTGTGGAGTACTGCTCCTTCCGGGACGAGGATGACGACTGCACCTACAGCTACACGGTGGAGGGCGACGGGGAGCCAGGGCCCAACAGCACCGTCCTGGTGCACAAGAAGAAGG aCTGCCCTCCCGGCTCTTTCTGGTGGCTTATCCCCCTACTCATCTTCCTCCtgctgctcctggcgctgctgctgctgctctgctGGAAGTACTGCGCCTGCTGCAAG GCCTGCCTGGCCCTGCTCCCTTGCTGCAACCAAG GCCACATGGTGGGCTTCAAGGAAGACCACTACATGCTGCGGGAGAACCTGATGGCCTCCGACCACCTGGACACGCCCATGCTGCGCAGCGGCAACCTCAAGGGGCGGGACACCGTCCGCTGGAAGATCACCAACAACGTGCAGCGACCTGGCTTCGCCACCCGCTCGGCCAGCACCAACCCCACAGAGCTGG TGCCCTACGGGCTGTCCCTGCGCCTTGCCCGCCTCTGCACTGAGAACCTGCTGAAGCCTGACACCCGTGAGTGTGACCAGCTGCGCCAGGAGGTGGAGGAAAAT CTGAATGAGGTGTACAGACAGGTCACAGGCGCCCAAAAGCTCCAGCAAACGACGTTCCG GCAGCAGCCCAATGCCGGGAAAAA GCAGGACCATACAATTGTGGACACAGTGCTGATGGCACCCCGCTCGGCCAAGCAGACCCTGCTGAGCCTGACGGAGAAGCAGGTAGAGCAGGGGGCCTTCCATGAGCTCAAGGTGGCCCCTGGCTACTACACCCTCACTGCAGACCAGG atGCCCGGGGCATGGTGGAGTTCCAGGAGGGCGTGGAGCTGGTGGACGTGCGCGTGCCACTTTTCATCCGGCCTGAGGATGATGACGAGAAGCAGCTGCTGGTGGAGGCCATCGACGTGCCCTCCGGCACCGCCACCCTTGGCCGCCGCCTGGTCAACATCACCGTCATCAAGGAGCAAG CCAGTGGGGTGGTGTCCTTTGAGAAGCCCGAGTACTTCGTCAGCCGCGGAGAGCAGGTGGCCCGCATTCCCATCATCCGGCGCATCATCGACagtggcaagtcccaagtctccTACCGCACACAGGACAACACAGCACATGGCAACCGG GACTACATCCCCGTGGAGGGCGAGCTGCTATTCCATGCTGGGGAGACCTGGAAGGAGCTGCAGGTGAAGCTCCTGGAGCTGCAAGAGATGGACTCCCTCCTTCGGGGCCGCCAGACCCGCCGCTTCCACATCCACCTTAGCAACCCCAAGTTCGGGGCCCGCCTGGGCCAGCCCCACTCAGCCACTGTCGTCATGGGGGACGGAG ATGAACTGGACCGGAGCTTAACCAGCCGGACTGTGTCATCAACCCCGCTCCTCCGCGGTGACCCAGCGGCCCCACAGAACCCCAATGCCAAGGCTGCCGGGTCCCGGAAGATCCACTTCAACTGGCTGCCCCCTCCTGGCAAGCCGATGGGATACAAG GTGAAGTACTGGATCCAGGGCGACTCCGAGGCTGAAGCCCAGATGATCGACAGCAAGGTGCCCTCTGTGGAGCTCACCAACCTGTACCCGTACTGCGACTACGAGATGAAGGTGTGTGCCTACGGGCCGCAGGGCGAGAGCCCATACAGCCCCCTTGTGACCTGCCGCACCCACCAGGAAG taCCCAGCGAGCCGGGGCGCCTGGCCTTCAATGTAGTCTCCTCCACCGTGACCCAGCTGAGCTGGGCCGAGCCGGCTGAGACCAATGGCGAGATCACGGCCTACGAGGTCTGCTATGGCCCAGTCAACGAGGACAATC GACCCATCGGGCCCATGAAGAAGGTGCTGGTGGACAGCCCCAAGAGGCGGATGCTGCTCATTGAGAACCTGCGGGAGTCCCAACCATATCGTTACACGGTGAAGGCGCGCAATGGGGCAGGCTGGGGGCCTGAGCGGGAGGCCTTCATCAACCTGGCCACCCAGCCCAAGCGGCCCATGTCCA TCCCTATCATCCCCGACATCCCCATCGTGGACGCCCAGAGTGGAGAAGACTACAACAGCTTCCTCATGTACAGTGACGAGGTGCTGCGCTCCCCGGGCAGCAGCCAGAGGCCCAGCGTCTCCGACGACACTG agcacctggtaaacgGGCGGATGGACTTCCCGGGCAGCGCCAACTCCCTGCACAGGATGACTGCAGCAAACGCCGCCTACGGCACCCACTTGAGCCCACACCTGCCCCACCGCGTGCTGAGCACGTCCTCCACCCTCACGCGGGACTACCACTCACTGACCCGCACAGAGCACTCACACTCACACTCCGCAACGCTGCCCAGGGACTACTCCACTCTCACCTCCCTCTCCTCCCACG ACTCCCGCACGGCTGCGGGTGTGCCCGACACCCCCACCCGTCTGGTGTTCTCGGCCCTGGGACCCACATCCCTGAAAGTGAGCTGGCAGGAGCCACAGTGTGAGCGAGCACTGCAGGGCTACAGTGTGGAGTACCAGCTGCTGAACGGTG gtgAGCTGCATCGGCTCAACATCCCCAACCCCAGCCAGACCTCGGTGCTCGTGGAGGACCTCCTGCCCAACCACTCCTACGTGTTCCGCGTGCGTGCCCAGAGCCAGGAGGGGTGGGGCCCGGAGCGCGAGGGCGTCATCACCATCGAGTCGCAGGTGCACCCACAGAGCCCACTCTGCCCCCTGCCAG GCTCCGCCTTCACCCTGAGCACCCCCAGTGCGCCGGGCCCCCTAGTGTTCACGGCCCTGAGCCCCGACTCGCTGCAGCTGAGCTGGGAGCGGCCTCGGCGGCCCCTTGGGGACATCCTCGGCTACCTGGTGACCTGCGAGATAGCCCACGGAGGAG GGCCAGCCACAACGTTTCTGGTGGATGGAGACAGCCCCGAGAGCCGGCTGACAGTGCCGGGCCTCAGTGAGAACGTGCCCTACAAGTTCAAGGTGCAGGCCAAGACCACACAGGGCTTTGGCCCTGAGCGCGAAGGCATCATCACCATCGAGTCCCAGGATGGAG GCCCCTTCCCGCAGCTGGGCAGCCACCCTGGACTCTTGCAGCACTCACTTCCAGGGGAATACAGCAGCGTCACCACAACCCACACCAGCACCACCGAGCCCCTCCTAGTGGGTGAGTGGCCAGCTGGGGCTCCTGGCTCTCCCAGGGGTGCAAGCAGAGGGGAAGGGGAAGATGACCTTCAACACCTCCTCCCCTGCAGATGGGCTGACCTTGGGGTCTCAGCACCTGGAGATGGGTGGTTCCCTCACCCGGCATGTGACCCAGGAGTTTGTAAGCCGGACACTGACCACCAGTGGGACCCTCAGCACACAGGTGGACCACCAGTTCTACCAGACCTAAGtcccccagcccagcccacaCCACCCCAGCAGTGCCCTAGAGCCTGGACCCCCACACCTGCCTCCTCTCCTCTGCCTCAGCTACTCTAA